One Chaetodon trifascialis isolate fChaTrf1 chromosome 13, fChaTrf1.hap1, whole genome shotgun sequence DNA segment encodes these proteins:
- the LOC139341543 gene encoding uncharacterized protein produces the protein MAAFRAPAPLLCVLLCVSVALQRSDLRLAYVTHNSFFYYSCTQDPQPCSVSSLADCRCKDIQLSTLHRPQSHSSPVFRMRRLTVWFTSPLNTARLLNNSEVRHLTLIHCGPGGPRGTPSSLEGHFAVQHLERLTVVNLQQRPVHHCPDANRAKNTDSNTDPDGDNGAHLDTNRYNRDKDTNLDLILDMKMDALGLSSSQIQDILLGRELGAAYHEQARLGIIHSSVLEWGAVVKAYTVQTHIDNDGVLPFPDLHLPKLPETSVIYVSFVY, from the coding sequence aTGGCTGCCTTCAGAGCCCCTgcccctctcctctgtgtgctgctctgtgtgtcgGTGGCTCTGCAGCGCTCTGACCTGCGCCTGGCTTATGTGACCCACAACAGCTTTTTCTACTACTCCTGCACGCAGGACCCACAACCCTGCAGCGTCTCATCGCTTGCAGACTGCAGATGCAAGGACATTCAGCTTTCCACGCTGCACCGCCCCCAGTCGCACTCGTCTCCCGTCTTCCGGATGAGACGTCTAACTGTTTGGTTCACGTCTCCGTTAAACACGGCACGTCTGCTTAACAACTCGGAGGTGAGGCACCTCACCCTGATCCACTGTGGCCCCGGAGGACCCAGGGGGACACCCTCTTCCCTGGAGGGGCATTTTGCTGTGCAGCACCTGGAGAGGCTGACGGTGGTGAACCTGCAGCAGAGGCCGGTTCATCACTGTCCAGACGCAAACAGAGCCAAGAACACAGACTCCAACACTGACCCAGACGGAGATAACGGCGCTCACCTCGACACAAACAGATACAACAGAGATAAAGACACAAACCTGGACCTGATTCTAGACATGAAGATGGATGCCTTGGGTTTGTCCTCATCCCAGATTCAAGACATCTTACTGGGCAGGGAGCTGGGGGCAGCGTATCACGAACAGGCCAGACTGGGAATCATCcacagctctgtgctggagTGGGGAGCAGTGGTCAAAGCCTACACAGTCCAGACACACATAGACAATGACGGCGTGCTGCCCTTccctgacctccacctgccAAAGCTACCAGAGACATCCGTCATATATGTCAGCTTTGTGTACTGA